The Mycobacteriales bacterium genome has a window encoding:
- a CDS encoding FGGY-family carbohydrate kinase, with the protein MIIGVDAGTSVTKAAAFDRAGRAVAAASQPTRLLRPAPGQAEQDLDEVVDTVAAVVKEVAAALPEPVTALALTGQGDGLWLRDADGHATRPPISWLDGRAGPLLERWRSDGIVDEVYRRTGSGMFPGCHGPLLATLAAEEPAALDRAVVAGYCTDAIAQRLTGTITVDASDASLPFLDVESRRYDAAAIAACGLADLTRLLPAPAPSGTVLHLDRRGAALLDLPFGLPVTCGPFDLPACALGSGIAEPGEGLLTIGTTLACQVLTDAVDIDPGREPAGMFLCVPDPRRWLRAMPAMVGTASLEWLLDLLGLGVADLGPLLADSPPGARGVSALPFLSPSGERAPFVDTRARAQVGGVSLESSRADIVRAVCEGIAFAARHCLEEAGLAGRLAVCGGGTASAPWTQVFADVIGRPLHVPAEPEVGARGAVMVAWAALGEPVDEQEWRAGSRTVAPRSETRDSYDEAYLRYRRTLATVRPLWRE; encoded by the coding sequence ATGATCATCGGTGTCGATGCCGGCACCTCGGTCACCAAGGCGGCCGCCTTCGACCGGGCCGGCCGGGCCGTCGCCGCGGCCAGCCAACCGACCCGCCTCCTGCGGCCCGCGCCAGGTCAGGCCGAACAGGACCTCGACGAGGTCGTCGACACCGTCGCGGCCGTGGTCAAGGAGGTCGCGGCGGCCCTGCCCGAACCGGTTACCGCCCTTGCCCTCACCGGCCAGGGCGACGGGCTGTGGCTCCGTGACGCCGACGGGCACGCCACCCGGCCGCCGATCTCCTGGCTGGACGGCCGGGCCGGTCCGCTGCTCGAACGCTGGCGGTCCGACGGAATCGTTGACGAGGTCTACCGCCGAACCGGGTCGGGGATGTTCCCGGGCTGCCACGGCCCGTTGCTCGCGACTCTGGCGGCCGAGGAACCCGCCGCGCTCGACCGCGCGGTCGTCGCCGGCTACTGCACCGACGCGATCGCGCAGCGGCTCACCGGCACGATCACCGTCGACGCCTCCGACGCGTCGCTGCCGTTCCTCGACGTCGAAAGCCGTCGCTACGACGCCGCGGCGATCGCCGCCTGCGGACTCGCCGACCTGACCAGGCTGCTTCCCGCTCCCGCACCATCCGGCACGGTGCTGCATCTCGACCGGCGCGGTGCGGCGCTGCTCGACCTACCCTTCGGGCTCCCGGTGACCTGCGGGCCGTTCGACCTGCCGGCCTGTGCGTTGGGCAGCGGGATCGCCGAACCGGGCGAGGGCCTGCTCACGATCGGGACGACGCTGGCTTGCCAGGTGCTGACCGACGCCGTCGACATCGACCCCGGCCGGGAGCCGGCCGGCATGTTCCTGTGTGTGCCCGACCCGCGCCGGTGGCTGCGCGCGATGCCGGCGATGGTCGGGACGGCGAGCCTCGAGTGGCTGCTCGATCTGCTCGGTCTCGGTGTCGCCGACCTGGGTCCGCTGCTCGCGGACAGTCCGCCCGGCGCCCGCGGCGTGTCCGCGCTCCCGTTCCTGTCGCCGTCCGGCGAGCGGGCGCCGTTCGTCGACACCCGGGCGCGCGCGCAGGTCGGCGGGGTGTCGCTGGAGTCCAGCCGCGCGGACATCGTGCGGGCTGTCTGCGAAGGCATCGCCTTCGCGGCACGGCACTGCCTGGAGGAGGCCGGGCTGGCCGGACGGCTGGCAGTCTGCGGCGGCGGCACCGCCTCCGCGCCCTGGACGCAGGTGTTCGCCGACGTGATCGGCCGGCCGTTGCACGTCCCGGCCGAACCGGAGGTCGGTGCCCGTGGCGCCGTCATGGTGGCCTGGGCCGCGCTCGGCGAGCCGGTCGACGAGCAGGAGTGGCGGGCCGGATCGCGCACCGTCGCGCCCCGGTCCGA
- a CDS encoding 2-hydroxyacid dehydrogenase — MRVLTAGDQFVSNALLAAALRAELGETKLDIAELTLPWPHEPFGPVGNVHEASGTEEQLIEALGNAEAVATEMAPFTDRVFAADPELRLVAVARGGPVNVDLAAATRHGVAVTFTPGRNAAAAAEFAVGLMLAAMRKITLSDTCLKAGQWRGDLYAYDEAGTELDGSTVGLVGYGAIGRIVARVLTAFGAHVLVADPYADPAGIAADGVELVELDDLLRRSRVVSLHARLTESTRNLIDADKLALLPADAVLVNTARGGLLDYAAVTDALRAGRLGALALDVYDVEPPPADWPLRDFPNVVATSHLAGATRETAERAARIVAAEVGRLARGEPLRHLANPDVGAGPA; from the coding sequence TTGCGAGTCCTCACCGCCGGCGACCAGTTCGTCAGCAACGCCCTGCTCGCCGCCGCCCTGCGCGCCGAGCTGGGCGAGACGAAGCTGGACATTGCCGAACTCACTCTGCCCTGGCCGCACGAGCCGTTCGGGCCGGTCGGCAATGTCCACGAGGCGAGCGGCACCGAGGAGCAGTTGATCGAGGCGCTCGGCAATGCCGAGGCGGTGGCGACCGAGATGGCGCCGTTCACCGACCGCGTCTTCGCCGCGGACCCGGAGCTACGGCTGGTGGCGGTGGCACGCGGAGGCCCGGTCAACGTCGACCTCGCCGCGGCCACCAGACACGGCGTCGCGGTCACGTTCACCCCGGGCCGCAATGCGGCCGCCGCCGCCGAATTCGCCGTGGGGCTGATGCTCGCCGCGATGCGCAAGATCACGCTCTCGGACACCTGCCTGAAGGCCGGCCAGTGGCGCGGCGACCTCTACGCCTACGACGAGGCGGGCACGGAACTCGACGGCAGCACGGTCGGGCTGGTCGGCTACGGCGCGATCGGGCGGATCGTCGCCCGGGTGCTGACCGCGTTCGGCGCCCACGTCCTCGTCGCCGACCCTTACGCCGACCCGGCCGGGATCGCCGCCGACGGAGTCGAACTCGTCGAGCTCGACGACCTGCTGCGGCGCAGCCGCGTGGTCAGCCTGCACGCCCGGCTCACCGAGTCGACGCGCAACCTCATCGACGCCGACAAGCTCGCGCTGCTCCCCGCAGACGCCGTGCTGGTCAACACCGCCCGCGGCGGCCTGCTCGACTACGCCGCCGTGACCGACGCGCTGCGGGCCGGCCGGCTCGGCGCGCTCGCGCTCGACGTCTACGACGTCGAACCGCCGCCGGCGGACTGGCCGCTGCGCGACTTCCCGAACGTCGTCGCCACCTCGCACCTGGCCGGCGCCACGCGCGAAACGGCCGAGCGCGCGGCGCGGATCGTCGCCGCTGAGGTCGGGCGGCTCGCCCGCGGTGAGCCGCTGCGGCACCTCGCCAACCCGGACGTCGGAGCCGGCCCGGCATGA
- a CDS encoding ribose-5-phosphate isomerase — translation MSGMRIAIGADNAGVQLKNVLRDQLRDDPRVGEVRDVGVPDEADSTDYPLVALDAARAVAQGEVDRAILICGTGIGMCISANKVPGVRATVAHDSYSAERSIKSNDCQVLTMGARVIGPELAKKIVGEWVGYAFDPSSASAAKVAHIVDYEEGQRTDASR, via the coding sequence ATGAGTGGCATGCGGATCGCGATCGGCGCCGACAACGCCGGCGTGCAGCTGAAGAACGTCCTGCGTGACCAGCTACGCGACGACCCACGGGTCGGCGAGGTCCGCGACGTCGGCGTACCCGACGAGGCCGACTCGACCGACTACCCGCTGGTCGCGCTGGATGCGGCCCGGGCCGTCGCCCAGGGCGAGGTGGACCGGGCGATCCTGATCTGCGGCACCGGAATCGGCATGTGCATCTCGGCGAACAAGGTTCCCGGGGTGCGGGCCACCGTCGCGCACGACTCCTACTCCGCCGAGCGTTCGATCAAGTCCAACGACTGCCAGGTGCTCACCATGGGCGCCCGGGTGATCGGGCCGGAGCTCGCCAAGAAGATCGTCGGGGAGTGGGTCGGCTACGCGTTCGACCCGTCGTCGGCGAGCGCCGCCAAGGTCGCGCACATCGTCGACTACGAAGAGGGACAGCGCACCGACGCGTCCCGCTGA
- a CDS encoding dihydroxyacetone kinase family protein, translating into MTLLGTAETFKADWVDGLVSAYGRTVRRVPDAFGVVGRHVPRPGKVAVIIGGGCGHYPAFAGLVGEGLADAAVIGDVFTSPSAEQVYRTARAADGGAGVLFSFGNYAGDIMHFGLAGRRLAGEGIDNRTVLVTDDVATGSAEHTDDRRGVAGGLFVFKVAGAAAERGEDLAGVEAAARKANAATRTFGIAFDGCTLPGQTEPLFTVDAGHMELGLGIHGEPGVRTAERVGADEIADILVDAVLAELPDVGDGRVAVVVNGLGRTKYEELFVCYGQIHRRLAAAGLRPHRPEVGEFVTSLDMAGLSLSLMVLDDELATLYDAPCDTPAFRSVAPHSVADTADDLPAAAPAPGDAVEIPAAGGGIAGDLLAAALEAVQKEEDNLGRLDAVAGDGDHGLGMVRGLRGALAAARSSGVDGDDASSVGSALLAAGTAMADAAGGASGALYGVLLTEIGSALARSGERDVTLPLLTDAVDAAYDAVVELGGAKVGDKTMLDALDPFRRALREQAGASVAQAWPVAADAAADAAAATAGMVAKTGRAARLGDRGRGSPDPGATSLAVIAEATATVLAARCGTSAGNPSEEAQA; encoded by the coding sequence ATGACCTTGCTCGGCACGGCCGAGACGTTCAAGGCCGACTGGGTCGACGGCCTGGTGTCGGCGTACGGCCGCACCGTGCGCCGGGTGCCGGACGCCTTCGGCGTGGTCGGCCGGCACGTGCCGCGTCCCGGCAAGGTGGCCGTGATCATCGGTGGCGGATGCGGGCACTACCCGGCGTTCGCCGGGCTGGTCGGCGAGGGCCTCGCCGACGCCGCCGTCATCGGCGACGTCTTCACCAGCCCCAGCGCCGAGCAGGTCTACCGCACCGCGCGGGCCGCTGACGGCGGCGCCGGTGTGCTGTTCAGTTTCGGCAACTACGCCGGGGACATCATGCATTTCGGTCTCGCCGGACGACGGCTCGCCGGTGAGGGAATCGACAACCGCACGGTGCTGGTGACCGACGACGTTGCCACCGGTTCGGCCGAACACACCGACGACCGGCGCGGGGTCGCCGGCGGACTGTTCGTCTTCAAGGTCGCCGGCGCGGCCGCCGAGCGCGGCGAGGACCTGGCCGGCGTGGAGGCCGCGGCCCGCAAGGCCAACGCGGCCACCCGCACCTTTGGCATCGCGTTCGACGGGTGCACGCTTCCCGGCCAGACCGAGCCGCTGTTCACGGTGGACGCCGGCCACATGGAGCTCGGCCTCGGGATCCACGGCGAGCCGGGTGTCCGGACGGCCGAGCGGGTGGGCGCCGACGAGATCGCCGACATCCTCGTCGACGCGGTGCTCGCCGAGCTCCCCGACGTGGGTGACGGGCGGGTCGCCGTCGTCGTCAACGGCCTCGGGCGCACCAAGTACGAGGAGCTGTTCGTCTGTTACGGGCAGATCCACCGTCGCCTCGCGGCCGCCGGGCTGCGGCCGCACCGGCCGGAGGTCGGGGAGTTCGTCACCTCGCTGGACATGGCCGGGCTCTCGCTGTCGCTGATGGTTCTCGACGACGAACTCGCCACCCTCTACGACGCCCCGTGCGACACCCCGGCATTCCGGTCGGTCGCGCCGCATTCCGTCGCCGACACCGCGGACGATCTGCCGGCCGCGGCTCCGGCGCCGGGCGACGCTGTAGAGATCCCCGCGGCAGGCGGCGGGATCGCCGGCGACCTGCTTGCTGCGGCCCTCGAGGCGGTGCAGAAGGAAGAGGACAACCTCGGGCGGCTCGACGCGGTTGCCGGAGACGGCGACCACGGCCTGGGCATGGTGCGCGGGCTGCGCGGAGCGCTGGCCGCCGCGCGATCCAGCGGCGTCGACGGCGACGACGCCTCGTCGGTCGGCTCCGCACTGTTGGCGGCGGGAACGGCGATGGCCGACGCCGCCGGCGGTGCGTCCGGCGCGCTCTACGGAGTGCTGCTCACCGAGATCGGCTCCGCACTGGCCCGGTCCGGTGAGCGCGACGTGACGCTTCCGCTGCTCACCGACGCCGTCGACGCGGCGTACGACGCGGTCGTCGAACTCGGCGGGGCGAAGGTCGGTGACAAGACGATGCTCGACGCGCTGGACCCGTTCCGGCGGGCGCTGCGCGAGCAGGCCGGCGCGTCGGTCGCGCAGGCATGGCCGGTCGCCGCCGACGCCGCCGCCGACGCGGCCGCCGCCACCGCGGGCATGGTGGCGAAGACCGGGCGCGCGGCGCGGCTGGGCGATCGGGGTCGCGGCAGCCCCGACCCGGGAGCGACGTCGCTGGCAGTGATCGCGGAGGCCACCGCCACGGTGCTCGCCGCCCGCTGCGGCACATCGGCAGGGAACCCGTCCGAGGAGGCACAGGCATGA
- a CDS encoding HAD family phosphatase, whose product MPSETSGLRAVVFDLDGVLVDSEHLWEEMWARYAARHDTTWTAEHTSAVQGMSAPEWAAYLADVAGGAESAEQVEAAVVDEMVDALAAGRSPLLPGARVMVRDVSDRVPIALASSAPRRLIDAVLETHDLVADFTATVSSAEVPRGKPSPDVYLEAARRLGTPPTDCVGVEDSSNGIRAVHAAGMTVVAFPNPTYPPKPDALALADQVAADLEDVRSRLLALVAAPTAAEDRR is encoded by the coding sequence GTGCCCTCAGAGACCTCCGGCCTACGGGCCGTAGTCTTCGACCTGGACGGCGTACTCGTCGACAGTGAGCATCTCTGGGAAGAGATGTGGGCCCGGTACGCCGCCCGGCACGACACGACCTGGACCGCCGAGCACACCTCCGCGGTGCAGGGGATGAGCGCTCCGGAGTGGGCTGCCTATCTCGCGGACGTCGCCGGCGGAGCCGAATCCGCCGAGCAGGTGGAGGCCGCGGTCGTCGACGAGATGGTCGATGCACTCGCCGCCGGCCGGTCACCGCTACTGCCTGGCGCCCGGGTGATGGTGCGCGACGTCAGTGACCGGGTGCCGATCGCGCTGGCCTCATCGGCGCCGCGCCGGCTGATCGACGCCGTGCTCGAGACCCACGACCTCGTCGCCGACTTCACCGCCACCGTCTCCAGCGCGGAGGTGCCGCGGGGCAAGCCGAGCCCGGACGTCTACCTCGAGGCCGCCCGCCGCCTCGGTACGCCGCCGACGGACTGCGTGGGCGTCGAAGATTCCAGCAACGGGATCCGCGCCGTGCACGCGGCGGGCATGACCGTCGTCGCGTTCCCTAACCCGACCTATCCGCCGAAGCCCGACGCGCTCGCGTTGGCCGACCAGGTCGCCGCCGATCTCGAGGACGTACGGAGCAGGCTGCTCGCGCTCGTCGCGGCGCCGACCGCCGCCGAGGACCGGCGATGA
- a CDS encoding FGGY family carbohydrate kinase, producing the protein MIETDGVVAGIDVATAAVRVSIVTADGTVMSTGSAPLPDPVRPGDGRSEQDATTWWPAVRTALREATSALPQRGREVRAVAVAATSGTIVSVDRAGRPVGPALMYDDRRAGKQNAIAQEAGRERWARLGLAVSPTAALGRIGWIAKQSYEHPVWRVLHTPDLIGWALTGAPVPADWSHALKSGYDPRVGEWAGEAFEALGVDPDWLPPVSAPTTPVGTVSAEAAAETGLPVGCELRLGMTDGCAGQLACGAVRPGQFVGVLGTTYVLKGVTEELVTDPTGALYSHRHPDGWWLPGGASNTGGEALADIPADRRASLDDAAAAAGPASVVSYPLRRDGERFPFISGQARGFTVGSPADEVERHRAALEGVAFLERLGIDRVRSLGILVEPPMSAAGGGSRSPLWSRIRATVLGMPLRVAANADTAFGAALLAAAGSVHRDLAAASTAMVAAGDLVEPDPAERDALERSYHRFVDSLAERGWIAR; encoded by the coding sequence GTGATCGAGACCGACGGGGTCGTGGCGGGGATCGACGTCGCGACCGCGGCGGTCCGGGTGAGCATCGTGACCGCCGACGGCACCGTCATGTCGACCGGCTCCGCCCCACTCCCCGACCCGGTGCGCCCCGGCGATGGGCGGAGCGAGCAGGACGCGACTACCTGGTGGCCCGCGGTCCGTACGGCGCTACGGGAGGCGACGTCGGCGCTACCCCAGCGCGGTCGCGAGGTGCGGGCGGTCGCCGTCGCGGCGACCTCCGGCACGATCGTTTCCGTCGACCGCGCCGGCAGGCCGGTCGGCCCCGCCCTGATGTACGACGACCGGCGCGCGGGGAAGCAGAACGCGATCGCGCAGGAGGCCGGCCGCGAGCGGTGGGCCCGCCTCGGACTGGCGGTCTCCCCGACCGCCGCGCTGGGCCGGATCGGCTGGATCGCGAAGCAGAGTTATGAGCACCCGGTGTGGCGGGTCCTGCACACCCCGGACCTGATCGGCTGGGCGCTCACCGGAGCGCCGGTCCCGGCCGACTGGAGCCACGCGCTGAAGAGCGGCTACGACCCCCGCGTCGGCGAGTGGGCCGGCGAGGCCTTCGAAGCGCTCGGCGTCGACCCGGACTGGCTTCCCCCGGTGTCCGCCCCGACCACTCCGGTGGGCACGGTGTCGGCGGAGGCGGCCGCCGAGACCGGGCTGCCGGTCGGCTGCGAGCTACGGCTCGGCATGACCGACGGGTGCGCGGGCCAGCTGGCCTGCGGGGCCGTGCGGCCCGGCCAGTTCGTCGGCGTACTCGGCACCACGTACGTGCTGAAAGGCGTGACCGAGGAACTGGTCACCGACCCGACCGGGGCGCTCTACAGCCACCGTCACCCGGACGGGTGGTGGCTCCCCGGCGGCGCGTCCAACACCGGCGGCGAGGCGCTCGCCGACATCCCGGCGGACCGGCGGGCATCACTGGACGACGCGGCGGCCGCGGCCGGACCGGCCTCGGTCGTCAGCTATCCGTTGCGGCGTGATGGCGAGCGGTTCCCGTTCATCAGTGGGCAGGCGCGGGGCTTCACCGTCGGATCGCCCGCCGACGAGGTCGAGCGGCACCGTGCGGCGTTGGAAGGAGTGGCATTCCTCGAACGGCTCGGCATCGACCGGGTCCGCTCGCTCGGCATCCTGGTCGAGCCGCCGATGTCGGCCGCCGGCGGCGGCAGCCGCAGCCCGCTCTGGTCACGGATCCGCGCGACGGTGCTCGGCATGCCGTTGCGCGTCGCCGCGAACGCCGACACCGCATTCGGTGCCGCACTCCTCGCCGCCGCAGGCAGCGTGCACCGCGACCTGGCCGCGGCGAGCACCGCCATGGTTGCGGCGGGCGACTTGGTCGAGCCGGACCCGGCCGAGCGGGACGCCCTCGAGCGGAGCTACCACCGCTTCGTCGATTCGCTGGCCGAGCGGGGCTGGATCGCCCGCTGA
- a CDS encoding VOC family protein, protein MSHPVVHAEIRSSDPDATRAFFGELFGWKYPQEGAFPGYSFVDTGVPNALFTAIGPPQDHGDLVTFFVGVTDMAKSVDDAVRLGGSVVQQPTKVPGVTFALIADPQGHIVGLAAQD, encoded by the coding sequence ATGAGTCATCCCGTCGTGCACGCCGAGATCCGGTCGAGCGATCCAGACGCCACCAGGGCGTTCTTCGGTGAGCTGTTCGGCTGGAAATACCCGCAGGAAGGCGCTTTTCCCGGCTACTCCTTCGTCGACACCGGCGTACCCAATGCCCTCTTCACGGCGATCGGTCCGCCGCAGGACCACGGCGATCTGGTTACCTTCTTCGTCGGTGTCACCGACATGGCCAAGTCGGTCGACGACGCGGTCCGGCTCGGTGGCTCCGTGGTGCAGCAGCCGACCAAGGTGCCGGGTGTGACGTTCGCGCTCATCGCCGACCCGCAGGGTCACATCGTCGGCCTGGCCGCGCAGGACTGA